Genomic segment of Candidatus Nanopelagicales bacterium:
GAGGAATCGCGGGGGAACTGGACTCTGCGGGCCTCACGAGGGGCCACCGGTCGCGCGAACAGCGTGCGAGTGGCTGGCGCCCCGCGGGGTAGCCTGAGCGCCGCGCTCGACGCCGTCCGGGAGTGGTATGCCGACCGCGGCCTGCTGCCCCGATTGCAGATCCCGCGCCCCTGCGGACTCGAGCACACCCTCAGCGAAGCCGGGTGGACGCAGCGTCGGGCAAGCCGGGTGCTCGTGGCGTCCACGCCAAGGCTTCTGACATCGACGGGAGAAGCACGAGAACGCACCGACCTGGAAATCTCCGTCGAGTCAGCCCCGAATCCACAGTTCCTGTCGTTGGTCCCTGGTTACGACGACAAGACAGCACCAGAGTTCGAGCACGCCTTCGCGGCAGTCCAGCCGGCGGCTTACGTGTACTGCCGTGACAGCCAGGGTGAACTGCTGGGTATCGGCCACGCGGTACTGCAGGACATCTGGTGTGGCGTCACCACCATCCAGACTCTTCCTCAGTCGCGCCGCAGCGGGATAGCAACCGCGGTCACGGCCCGACTGGCGCAGTGGGCCCACGAGCAGCGAGCCGAGAGCTGGTACCTGCAGTTGTTCGAGGACAACGCGGCAGCACTCGGTTTCTACGAGAACCTGGGGTTCGTGACCCACCACCGATACGAGTACAGGTGGCCGACGGCTGTTCCCCGGAGAGCCTGTGGGCGGAGGCTGACAATGCCGCCGATCCCACCGTGTCACCCCGGCAGTGAGCGGTACTCAGAGCGCCAGTAGAGCAGTGCATCACCGGGATCCGACACCACTATCCGCTCGACCTCGCCGATGAACATGTCGTGATCCCCGGCCCGGACTACCTGGTCGGTCCGGCATTCCAGCCATGCCAGCGACTGATCCAACACGGCGATGCCACGGTGGCTGCGGTGATGCGGAACCCGGGCGAGTTGCCCGTCCAGAGGACGGCCCTTGGTCGCGAGCCACGCCGCATGATCCGCGGCGGAGGAGTCAAGGATCGAGACACACCAATGGTCCTGTGTCCGAACCGCGCCGTGGAACCGCGAGGTGACCGCGATGGCCACCATGACCAGCGGTGGCGTCAAGGACAACGACGCGATGGCGTTGGCAGTCATCGCATGATCGACGCCATCCACGACGCAACTCACGACAGCGACCCCGGTCGCGAAGGATCCCAGCGCCCGCCGGAAGTCCGCTTGGTCGACGGCCGAGGTCACACAGACTCCCGCGTTCGCAGCCGAGCAGGGACGTTGGCGCAGGCTGAGCCGATGACGACGCCGGCGAAAAGGTAGCCGACGGCGACAGGGGTCAAGGCGATCACGATGTCACCGCCTGTGGTCGGAATCGCGAGCACCACGGATGCCACCACCCAACCCAGGAAGAACGCCGCCCCGGCAGCGCGGGACTCGAAGCTGTGGACCAGGGCCCGGATGCAGGCAACCAGGCACGCCAACAGCACAACTGCCCCGACTGGAATCGCGACCGAGCCCAAGGTCACCGTGTAAGCCTGGAGGAAGGCGCCGAACACGCCGAGCACCACACCTCCCAAAGCCAGCACCACGGCGGAGCCGACCCCGAGCCGGGTCCGGTTGTGTTGATCGCTCGGCGACTCCTGGGTCATCACTCCAGCCCGCTGAAAAGATCCGTCAAGGGTCGCCGGCCCGCGAGACTGCCCCGGGCCAAGCGGAAGTATTCCTGACCGAAGACCGGAGAACCCAGGTTGTTCGACAGCGCGAAGAAGCCTTCCTCGAGGTTGATCTGGCTCGCGTGGGCGGCCATCGCCGCCCGCTTCGCCGGCAGGTACTCCTCGATGTCGATCACCGCATCCACGGCATCATCGTCGACAGCGAAAGGCAGATCGTCCGGATCCATCGCCGCGAACTCCGAACTGTCACCGGCCGCTTTCAGTGCCTCGATCCCGGCGCGGATCGAGGACTTGGGAAACGCAGTCCAGAAGATCCGCGAGACAGTCCAGGGGGCCCCGAGGTCGGGTCGATAGGAGCGCACTGCAGCCAAGTCCGCCGCATACGTGGCAACCCGGTGGGTCTGGATGTGATCGGGGTGCCCGTACCCGCCGAAGTCGTCGTAGGTGACCATGACCTGAGGCCGGGTCTCCCGGATCACGGCGACCAGATGGTCGGCAGCTTCGCGAAGGTCGGCCCGCCAGAAACAGTTGGGGCGATCGTTGGAGGGCTCCCCCATCATGCCCGAATCACGGTAGGTTCCAGGTCCGCCGAGAAGGCGGCTGTCCGTGACCCCCAGCGCCCGCATGGAGTCGGCCAGCTCGTCGATGCGATGCGACCCGAGGTCGTCCTGGTCGTGTGCCGCCAGGTGCGCGATATCCGGCAGGAGGATTTCGCCCTCCTCCCCCAATGTGCACGTCACGAGCGTGACCTGATCGCCCTGCGCGCAGTGCCTGGCCAGGAGACCCCCGGTCGAAAGCACCTCGTCGTCGGGGTGGGCATGCACCACCAGAAGTCGCCGATCCGTCATAGACCGAACCCTAACGGCAGCGCCCGAACCTGGCTCGGCCGCAGGATGGTCACGAAGTGGGCGATCCCGCGCGTTTGTTGTCCGGTCCGCCCGAGGGGCGACTTAGCGTGGAGAGTGATGGGATCCCCCATCACTCTCAGCAAGAAAGATGGACTGACATGAACAAGAAGGCTGTTCTGGCCGTTGGCGCCAGTGCGCTCCTTGCGCTCGGTACCGCTGTGCCGATGACCTCGGCCTCCGCCGGCGCCGGCATCAAGGGCAAGAAGTGTCAAGACGGCACCTTCCACGTGCTGCACAACGACAGCATCAACCAGGTCCGCATCAAAGAGGGCTACTACCTGACCT
This window contains:
- a CDS encoding flavin reductase family protein, whose translation is MTSAVDQADFRRALGSFATGVAVVSCVVDGVDHAMTANAIASLSLTPPLVMVAIAVTSRFHGAVRTQDHWCVSILDSSAADHAAWLATKGRPLDGQLARVPHHRSHRGIAVLDQSLAWLECRTDQVVRAGDHDMFIGEVERIVVSDPGDALLYWRSEYRSLPG
- a CDS encoding GNAT family N-acetyltransferase encodes the protein MPLLPMARVRLDVGPADVGRRLTVRYREDGLGRGAEQEMVGVLVRWSGGLRDGILRLRRRDGIEHGIRVDDLVAARVVPPEMSAYAVQRMCQQGWPPLEEESRGNWTLRASRGATGRANSVRVAGAPRGSLSAALDAVREWYADRGLLPRLQIPRPCGLEHTLSEAGWTQRRASRVLVASTPRLLTSTGEARERTDLEISVESAPNPQFLSLVPGYDDKTAPEFEHAFAAVQPAAYVYCRDSQGELLGIGHAVLQDIWCGVTTIQTLPQSRRSGIATAVTARLAQWAHEQRAESWYLQLFEDNAAALGFYENLGFVTHHRYEYRWPTAVPRRACGRRLTMPPIPPCHPGSERYSERQ
- the mshB gene encoding N-acetyl-1-D-myo-inositol-2-amino-2-deoxy-alpha-D-glucopyranoside deacetylase is translated as MTDRRLLVVHAHPDDEVLSTGGLLARHCAQGDQVTLVTCTLGEEGEILLPDIAHLAAHDQDDLGSHRIDELADSMRALGVTDSRLLGGPGTYRDSGMMGEPSNDRPNCFWRADLREAADHLVAVIRETRPQVMVTYDDFGGYGHPDHIQTHRVATYAADLAAVRSYRPDLGAPWTVSRIFWTAFPKSSIRAGIEALKAAGDSSEFAAMDPDDLPFAVDDDAVDAVIDIEEYLPAKRAAMAAHASQINLEEGFFALSNNLGSPVFGQEYFRLARGSLAGRRPLTDLFSGLE